A window of Pristiophorus japonicus isolate sPriJap1 unplaced genomic scaffold, sPriJap1.hap1 HAP1_SCAFFOLD_327, whole genome shotgun sequence contains these coding sequences:
- the LOC139249574 gene encoding probable G-protein coupled receptor 139, with protein sequence MSLGFHIKLQILWAIFDVQKIYYPLLAAVCVPVNVVTIAILSRGKCGLSKCVTHYLVAMAAADLLVVIIDLILRQVPIVYRDQFFFLLHVKMCNIHAILLYAATDCSVWFTVTFTFDRFVAICCQKLKLKYCTEQTATVVLGTVTVLSCLRNIFWYFLYTSEYWLSNSPWFCRVKIGVSRSLVWTIVELMHYILTPFIPFILILLFNALMVRQILVSNRARSRLRGRSSGESPSDPEMENRRKSMIVLFVISGNFILLWVVFMVCSVLRRLDYLGYSVSPPTFLSEISFMLQLLSCCTNTFIYAVTQKKFREDLMNVVTCPFTMMLKLIR encoded by the coding sequence TTAATGTGGTGACGATTGCGATCCTATCTCGGGGAAAgtgtggtctctccaaatgtgtcactcactacctggtggccatggcagcggcggatctactggtcgtgatcatcgatctgatactgaggcagGTTCCTATTGTTTATCGGGATCAATTTTTTTTTCTGTTGCACGTTAAaatgtgtaatatccacgctatcctgctttatgcagccacagattgttctgtctggttcaccgtcactttcaccttcgatcgatttgtggccatttgttgccagaagctgaaattgAAATATTGCACGGAGCAAACAGCGACTGTGGTTCTAGGAACAGTGACAGTGCTGAGCTGTCTGaggaacattttctggtattttctgTATACAAGTGAATATTGGCTGTCCAACAGTCCATGGTTTTGCCGCGTGAAAATTGGTGTCTCTCGTTCGCTGGTCTGGACTATCGTTGAATTAATGCATTACATTTTAACACCTTTTATTCCATTTATTTTGATTCTACTGTTCAATGCTTTAATGGTCAGACAGATTTTAGTGTCCAACAGAGCCCGCAGTAGACTCCGGGGTCGGAGCAGTGGCGAgagccccagtgacccagagatggagaaccgaaggaaatcgatgATTGTACTGTTTGTTATATCGGGGAATTTCATACTGTTATGGGTGGTGTTCATGGTCTGTTCTGTGTTGAGACGATTGGATTACTTGGGATACTCTGTTTCTCCGCCCACATTTTTATCGGAAATCAGcttcatgctccagctcctgagttgctgcacgaacACTTTTATTTACGCAGTGACCCAGAAGAAATTCAGAGAGGATTTGATGAATGTAGTCACATGTCCTTTCACAATGATGCTCAAGTTAATTCGATGA